In one Calonectris borealis chromosome 23, bCalBor7.hap1.2, whole genome shotgun sequence genomic region, the following are encoded:
- the H6PD gene encoding GDH/6PGL endoplasmic bifunctional protein: protein MLRRVLCTVLFIGALPSLAEVSQGHISVVLLGATGDLAKKYLWQGLFQLYMDQVSSGHSFTFHGAALTALEPGQRLMFDVLKKLACPPDESPNRCAVLKDQFLKLSQYHQLKTAENYTVLNREIETLLRQEGLKEAGRIFYFSVPPFAYTEIARHINSSCRPPPGAWLRVVLEKPFGHDLESAQQLAAELTSFFREEEMYRVDHYLGKQAVAHILPFRDQNRQFLDPIWNRHHVERVEIVLKETVDAKGRTSFYEQYGVIRDVLQNHLTEALMFLTMELPANVSRAKEVLQCKLQAFQSLRGLEKNSAVLGQYQAYASQVQEELQKAQDYISTTPTFAGVLIHSDSLRWEGVPFLLTSGKALDERVGYVRVLFKNRAYCTQSETLRDAVHSQCKAKQIIFYIGHGALNTPAVLVSRNLFRPVMPEGSWREAVGQSDLHIFGQPLSDYYVYSPVKERDAYSVLISNIYHGRKDFFITTENLLASWGFWTPLLDSISHQPLRLYPGGVENQHLLDFEMVSGEVAFTLAEPVELLNPNRLMPSDYRTIQSKFRQSPLVSAWSEDLISQLASDIEKTASRTVARSGQFHLALSGGSSPVILFQRLARHHYAFPWKHTHIWLVDERCVPLTDTESNFFSLHNHLLQSVRVPYFNIHPMPVHLNQRLCVEEDRGTELYAKEIMALVANASFDLVLLGVGTDGHTASLFPRSENGLEGAQTVVLTESPVKPHQRMSLSLPLINNARQVFVLVLGKGKHDITTLLSRVGHEPRKWPVSGVSPSSGQLVWYVDYEALLG, encoded by the exons ATGCTGAGAAGAGTCCTGTGTACAGTGTTGTTCATAGGAGCCTTGCCATCACTGGCTGAAGTGTCCCAGGGCCACATCTCAGTGGTCTTGCTGGGAGCCACAGGTGATTTGGCCAAGAAGTATTTGTGGCAGGGTCTGTTCCAACTCTACATGGACCAAGTGAGCAGTGGCCACAGCTTCACTTTCCATGGGGCTGCACTGACAGCTCTGGAGCCAGGGCAGAGGTTGATGTTTGATGTGCTGAAGAAGCTGGCCTGTCCCCCAGATGAATCTCCTAACAGGTGTGCTGTGCTCAAGGACCAATTCCTGAAGCTGAGCCAATATCACCAGCTGAAGACTGCCGAAAACTACACTGTGCTGAACAGAGAGATTGAGACGCTGCTTCGCCAGGAGGGGCTGAAGGAGGCTGGAAGGATCTTCTACTTTTCGGTACCACCATTTGCCTACACGGAGATTGCCCGCCACATCAACAGCAGCTGCAGACCGCCTCCAGGAGCCTGGTTGCGTGTGGTGCTGGAGAAACCTTTTGGCCATGACCTGGAGTCAgcccagcagctggctgcagagctgaCAAGCTTTTTCAGGGAAGAGGAGATGTACCGGGTGGACCACTACCTTGGCAAACAG GCTGTAGCCCATATCCTGCCTTTTCGAGATCAGAACCGACAGTTTCTGGATCCAATTTGGAACCGACATCATGTGGAAAGAGTGGAGATTGTCTTGAAAGAGACTGTGGATGCTAAAG GCCGCACCAGCTTCTACGAGCAGTATGGAGTCATCCGGGACGTGCTGCAGAACCACCTCACGGAGGCCCTGATGTTCCTGACCATGGAGCTCCCAGCCAATGTGAGCAGGGCCAAAGAGGTTTTGCAGTGCAAGCTGCAGGCCTTCCAGTCCTTGCGGGGTCTGGAGAAAAACAGTGCTGTGTTGGGTCAGTATCAGGCATATGCCAGCCAAGTACAGGAGGAACTGCAGAAGGCACAAGACTACATCAGCACAACACCAACCTTTGCAG GTGTGCTGATTCACAGTGACAGCCTGCGCTGGGAAGGGGTCCCTTTCCTCCTCACTTCTGGGAAAGCTCTGGATGAACGGGTAGGTTATGTCCGTGTTCTCTTCAAGAACCGGGCCTACTGCACTCAGAGCGAGACTCTGAGGGATGCAGTGCACAGCCAGTGTAAAGCCAAGCAGATCATCTTCTACATTGGGCACGGCGCACTCAACACCCCTGCGGTGCTTGTGAGCAGGAACCTTTTCAGGCCTGTCATGCCAGAAGGCAGTTGGAGAGAAGCAGTGGGTCAGTCAGACCTACACATTTTTGGACAACCGTTGTCTGATTACTATGTGTACAGCCCTGTGAAAGAGAGAGATGCCTATTCTGTCCTCATCTCCAACATCTACCATGGCAGGAAGGACTTCTTCATTACCACCGAGAACCTGCTGGCCTCCTGGGGATTCTGGACACCACTGCTGGATAGCATTTCCCACCAGCCCCTGCGCCTCTACCCTGGGGGCGTGGAGAACCAGCACCTCTTAGACTTTGAAATGGTGAGTGGGGAAGTGGCATTCACACtggcagagccagtggaactgcTGAACCCCAACAGGCTGATGCCAAGTGATTACAGGACAATCCAGTCCAAATTTCGGCAAAGTCCCCTGGTCTCAGCATGGTCTGAGGATCTGATTTCCCAGCTGGCTTCTGACATCGAGAAGACAGCAAGCAGGACTGTGGCACGCTCTGGGCAGTTCCACCTGGCCCTCTCAGGTGGCTCAAGCCCAGTGATCCTATTCCAGCGGCTGGCGAGACACCATTATGCCTTCCCGTGGAAACACACCCACATCTGGCTGGTAGATGAACGCTGTGTCCCTCTCACTGACACTGAGTCCAACTTTTTCAGCTTGCACAACCACCTCCTCCAGAGTGTCAGGGTGCCCTACTTCAACATCCACCCCATGCCTGTGCACCTGAACCAGCGGCTCTGTGTGGAAGAGGACAGAGGCACGGAGCTGTATGCCAAGGAGATCATGGCCCTGGTGGCCAATGCCAGCTTTgacctggtgctgctgggggtgggcACTGATGGGCACACTGCCTCGCTCTTCCCCCGATCTGAAAATGGCTTGGAAGGGGCTCAGACTGTGGTGCTGACTGAAAGCCCTGTCAAACCTCACCAAAGGATGAGCCTTAGCCTACCCCTCATCAACAATGCCAGGCAggtgtttgtcctggttttggggaAGGGTAAGCACGACATCACCACCCTGCTCAGCAGAGTGGGCCATGAGCCAAGGAAATGGCCTGTCTCGGGTGTCAGCCCCAGCTCTGGCCAGCTGGTGTGGTATGTGGATTATGAAGCTCTGCTTGGGTGA